A part of Amycolatopsis lurida genomic DNA contains:
- a CDS encoding snapalysin family zinc-dependent metalloprotease yields MLRRTFAAVLTGAALSVSVLSAPSAGAAEIMATTLTYDDSQAAEFKEAVAAGVNVWNTNVTNVRIVKATPGQRVNIRVIADNGWPRATLGPVRPSGTVTVWMGRQAVQQGYYTPRIASHELGHSLGLPDVKPGPCSSLMSGSTGGVSCKSVNPNAQEKARVQQLYAGTAVPSADAGKVLADVG; encoded by the coding sequence GTGCTTCGACGTACCTTCGCCGCGGTGCTCACCGGCGCCGCGCTCTCCGTCTCGGTGCTTTCGGCACCCTCCGCCGGCGCCGCCGAGATCATGGCGACCACCCTGACCTACGACGACAGCCAGGCCGCGGAGTTCAAAGAAGCGGTGGCCGCCGGCGTCAACGTCTGGAACACCAACGTCACCAACGTCCGGATCGTGAAGGCGACACCGGGGCAGCGGGTCAACATCCGGGTCATCGCCGACAACGGCTGGCCGCGCGCCACGCTCGGCCCGGTCCGCCCGAGCGGCACCGTCACCGTGTGGATGGGCAGGCAGGCCGTCCAGCAGGGTTACTACACGCCGCGGATCGCTTCCCACGAACTCGGGCACAGCCTCGGCCTGCCCGACGTGAAGCCCGGCCCGTGCTCGTCGCTGATGTCCGGCTCGACCGGCGGTGTCAGCTGCAAGAGCGTGAACCCGAACGCGCAGGAGAAGGCCAGGGTCCAGCAGCTCTACGCCGGCACCGCGGTGCCGAGCGCCGACGCGGGCAAGGTCCTCGCGGACGTCGGCTGA
- a CDS encoding ferredoxin, which translates to MGLIAMKLEVDRERCVGAGMCVLTAPAVFEQDEEDGRVRLLDPEPADIGDAVQSCPAAAITAKE; encoded by the coding sequence ATGGGACTGATCGCGATGAAACTCGAAGTGGACCGGGAACGCTGTGTGGGCGCCGGAATGTGCGTGCTGACCGCGCCCGCGGTGTTCGAACAGGACGAAGAAGACGGCCGGGTCCGGTTGCTGGACCCGGAACCGGCCGACATCGGCGACGCCGTGCAGTCGTGCCCGGCGGCGGCGATCACGGCGAAGGAGTGA
- a CDS encoding cytochrome P450 has translation MTTSVPHLTELPLERPKGCPFDPPAELGTLRDEHPLVRLTFPDGHEGWLATGHAIVRAVLADPRFSARQELMHSPLPGAAAMMEMPPAAPGMFIRMDGAEHARYRKLLTGKFTVRRMRLLSERVEQVTTEYLDAMERQGTSADLVTAFAQPIPALMICELLGVPYEDHEFFRRNVLPLNQPDASAEEQGAAINALGEYLYKLILAKRAEPTDDILGELTTTELTDEELTSIAFLLLGAGLDTTANMLALGTFALLRHPDQLAAVREGPERVEGAIEELLRYLSIAHTGARTALEDVEIGGQLVKAGEVVALSAQAANRDPLKFPEPDRLDVRRNTAGHGSFGHGVHQCLGQQLARVQMKVAFTGLLARFPKLRLAVPADEIPMRTDSDIYGVYALPVAWD, from the coding sequence ATGACCACATCGGTGCCTCATCTCACCGAACTGCCCCTCGAACGACCGAAGGGCTGCCCGTTCGACCCGCCCGCCGAGCTCGGCACGCTGCGCGACGAGCACCCGCTCGTCCGGCTGACGTTCCCCGACGGCCACGAAGGCTGGCTCGCGACGGGGCACGCGATCGTCCGGGCCGTCCTCGCGGATCCGCGGTTCAGTGCCCGGCAGGAGCTGATGCACTCGCCGCTGCCGGGCGCGGCCGCGATGATGGAGATGCCGCCGGCGGCCCCGGGGATGTTCATCAGGATGGACGGTGCGGAGCACGCGCGGTACCGCAAGCTGCTCACCGGCAAGTTCACCGTCCGCCGGATGCGGCTGCTCTCCGAACGGGTGGAGCAGGTGACCACCGAGTATCTCGACGCGATGGAACGGCAAGGAACGTCGGCCGACCTGGTGACGGCCTTCGCGCAGCCCATTCCGGCGCTGATGATCTGCGAGCTGCTCGGCGTCCCGTACGAAGACCACGAGTTCTTCCGCCGCAACGTCTTGCCGCTGAACCAGCCGGACGCCTCGGCCGAGGAGCAGGGAGCCGCCATCAACGCGCTGGGGGAGTACCTCTACAAACTCATCCTGGCGAAGCGGGCCGAGCCGACCGACGACATCCTCGGCGAACTGACGACCACGGAACTCACCGACGAGGAACTCACCAGTATCGCGTTCCTCTTGCTGGGAGCCGGTTTGGACACGACGGCCAACATGCTCGCGCTGGGCACTTTCGCCTTGCTGCGCCACCCGGACCAGCTCGCGGCGGTCCGCGAGGGTCCGGAGCGCGTCGAAGGCGCGATCGAGGAACTGCTGCGCTACCTGAGCATCGCGCACACCGGCGCGCGCACCGCGCTCGAAGACGTCGAGATCGGCGGGCAGCTCGTCAAAGCGGGGGAGGTGGTCGCGCTTTCGGCCCAGGCGGCCAACCGTGATCCGCTGAAGTTCCCGGAACCCGACCGGCTCGACGTCCGCCGGAACACCGCCGGACACGGCTCCTTCGGGCACGGCGTCCACCAGTGCCTCGGCCAGCAGCTCGCGCGGGTACAGATGAAGGTCGCCTTCACCGGGCTGCTCGCCAGGTTCCCGAAGCTGCGCCTCGCCGTTCCGGCCGACGAGATCCCGATGCGGACGGACTCCGACATCTACGGGGTGTACGCGCTCCCGGTGGCATGGGACTGA
- a CDS encoding MarR family transcriptional regulator, translating into MPGGRLTQEDRRLIATWLKDGLGYAEIARRLGRPTSTISREVARNSGRSGYRAEEANRVTGERARRRKPQPRTVPVVENGYGRDPEAVRAFETDFAEMIVATGLPRMTARVLACLAVSDDGVLTASELTRRLQVSPASISNAVAYLEAQAMLKRERDGRREQYVIDEEMPQRVWAESVRANQEWVKISRQGAEVLGVGTPAGARLDDLSRFHARINEVMHDDRVAVFAGDALTVLTALLHAGRGLSLPALASALDWSSDRVSAALRVAEEHPHIAGPVWVDSHAGEYRAVPLVERLTAGQLAALGRPRG; encoded by the coding sequence ATGCCGGGCGGCAGGCTGACCCAGGAGGACCGCAGGCTGATCGCGACCTGGCTCAAGGACGGTCTCGGTTACGCCGAGATCGCCCGGCGGCTCGGGCGGCCGACGTCGACGATCAGCCGCGAGGTCGCGCGCAACAGCGGCCGGTCCGGCTACCGCGCCGAAGAAGCGAACCGCGTGACCGGCGAACGCGCCCGGCGCCGCAAACCGCAACCGCGCACCGTCCCCGTCGTCGAGAACGGCTACGGCCGGGACCCGGAAGCCGTACGCGCCTTCGAAACCGACTTCGCCGAGATGATCGTGGCGACCGGATTGCCCCGCATGACCGCGCGGGTCCTCGCCTGCCTGGCCGTGAGCGACGACGGAGTGCTCACCGCCTCCGAACTCACCCGGCGGCTCCAGGTCAGCCCGGCCTCGATCTCGAACGCCGTCGCCTACCTCGAAGCGCAGGCGATGCTCAAGCGGGAACGGGACGGCCGCCGGGAGCAGTACGTCATCGACGAGGAGATGCCACAGCGGGTCTGGGCCGAAAGCGTTCGCGCGAACCAGGAATGGGTCAAGATCTCCCGCCAGGGCGCCGAAGTCCTCGGCGTCGGGACCCCCGCCGGCGCCCGCTTGGACGACCTCTCCCGATTCCACGCGCGCATCAACGAAGTCATGCACGACGACCGCGTCGCGGTCTTCGCCGGTGACGCGCTCACCGTGCTCACCGCACTCCTCCACGCCGGCCGAGGGCTGTCACTTCCGGCACTCGCGTCCGCGCTGGACTGGTCGTCCGATCGGGTTTCGGCCGCCTTAAGGGTGGCGGAAGAGCATCCGCACATCGCCGGGCCGGTGTGGGTGGATTCTCACGCTGGGGAGTATCGGGCGGTTCCGTTGGTGGAACGGCTAACGGCTGGGCAGTTGGCTGCTTTGGGTCGTCCTAGGGGGTGA